The Leguminivora glycinivorella isolate SPB_JAAS2020 chromosome 17, LegGlyc_1.1, whole genome shotgun sequence genome has a window encoding:
- the LOC125235611 gene encoding uncharacterized protein LOC125235611: MGSPVAPVLANIWMEHFETNIDLQPWAVKLWKRYVDDVFCIMKGGKQEVEQLLQRNVSTGNIRDDKTTTTVVNLSSATLDDATVSVLEKGLNFAITPKRIPYETVICGVEEAITRNKVPSCDAEALRQDVAVILRRAKLPKSNTTTEERIALRNLKNNEDILVLKADKGNATVVMDTAAYDGKIRHLLDDDLVYKPVSYNPTARVTRRIRAVIRDCREIFEEDVFNRLYKPKIVLPPKLYGLPKVHKTNVPLRPIVSQISSPTYDLAKHVGSVLQPLVGGTSSFVKDSRHFIDILKEVTLEPDEIMVSFDVESLFTNVPVKECLEVVRRKLSDSGMSETIMVLLRNCLEGSYFLYRGKHYLQIDGVAMGSPVAPVLANIWMEHIEASVDLQPWAVKLWKRYVDDVFCIMKGGKQEVEQLLQYLNSIHPRTKFTYELESQRSLPFLDVKVIGRVDGTLTHTVYRKPTHTDRYLNALSHHHPRHLQSVVSSLVNRAYDLCDPEYLKDELSHIQEVLRRNGVNQNTVPKSAEELPTQKRQQTQFAEPETGYKYIDAITGLRTGRPPEAPASP, translated from the exons GAGAAACGTGAGTACGGGGAATATTCGCGATGACAAAACTACCACCACAGTTGTTAATTTATCGAGTGCTACTTTGGATGATGCAACTGTCAGTGTACTGGAGAAGGGGTTAAATTTTGCTATAACCCCTAAACGTATTCCTTATGAGACCGTGATCTGCGGTGTTGAGGAGGCCATAACGCGCAATAAGGTACCGTCGTGTGACGCGGAAGCGTTAAGACAGGATGTTGCCGTTATCCTGAGGAGAGCCAAACTGCCAAAGAGTAACACCACTACAGAGGAGAGGATAGCCCTTAGAAATCTGAAGAATAATGAAGATATCTTAGTACTAAAGGCTGACAAGGGGAATGCCACAGTAGTGATGGACACAGCGGCTTATGATGGTAAAATACGACACTTGCTGGATGACGATCTTGTGTACAAACCTGTTTCGTACAACCCTACTGCTAGGGTTACTCGTCGCATTAGGGCTGTCATCAGAGACTGCAGAGAGATTTTcgaggaagacgttttcaatcgTTTGTACAAACCGAAGATTGTGCTACCGCCTAAGTTGTATGGTTTGCCTAAAGTACATAAGACAAACGTGCCGTTGCGGCCTATCGTGAGTCAGATTTCTTCTCCCACTTACGATCTTGCAAAGCATGTTGGATCGGTGTTGCAGCCGCTTGTGGGTGGTACGTCGTCTTTCGTGAAGGACTCTCGTCACTTTATAGACATCCTCAAAGAAGTAACGCTGGAACCAGATGAGATAATGGTGAGTTTTGATGTGGAGTCACTTTTCACCAATGTTCCCGTTAAAGAATGTCTAGAAGTTGTCAGAAGGAAACTGAGCGATAGTGGCATGTCGGAGACAATAATGGTGCTGCTGAGGAACTGCTTGGAAGggagctactttttgtatcgcgGAAAACATTACCTCCAGATTGATGGGGTTGCCATGGGTAGTCCTGTGGCACCGGTTCTGGCAAACATCTGGATGGAGCATATCGAGGCCAGTGTAGATCTGCAGCCTTGGGCAGTGAAGTTGTGGAAGCGATATGTGGATGATGTTTTCTGTATTATGAAGGGTGGTAAGCAGGAGGTGGAGCAACTTCTCCAATATCTTAATTCTATTCATCCAAGGACTAAGTTTACGTACGAATTAGAATCACAGCGCAGTTTGCCATTCTTAGACGTGAAAGTGATTGGTCGAGTGGACGGAACCCTAACTCACACTGTTTACAGAAAGCCTACGCACACTGACAGGTATTTGAATGCCCTTTCTCACCACCACCCGCGCCACCTGCAGTCAGTTGTCTCATCGCTGGTGAATAGAGCGTATGATCTGTGTGACCCTGAATATTTGAAGGATGAGTTGTCACATATTCAGGAGGTGCTTAGAAGGAACGG CGTAAACCAGAATACAGTGCCCAAATCAGCAGAAGAACTACCGACGCAGAAACGCCAGCAAACTCAATTTGCAGAACCCG AAACTGGGTACAAGTACATTGATGCAATAACAGGATTACGTACCGGGCGGCCGCCTGAGGCGCCAGCTTCGCCATGA